Proteins encoded in a region of the Panicum hallii strain FIL2 chromosome 3, PHallii_v3.1, whole genome shotgun sequence genome:
- the LOC112886481 gene encoding putative laccase-11: MAGGRRRLRCLSPACLFLAAAVALLAMPGLAAARTRRYTFNVTMATVTRLCVTKSIPTVNGLFPGPKVVVREGDRLVVQVHNNINSNVTFHWHGIRQLRSGWADGPSYITQCPIRPGQSYAYDFRVVGQRGTLWWHAHFSWLRATLYGPLVILPPRGVPYPFPKPDREVPLMLGEWFNADPEAVIKQALRTGGGPNVSDAYTFNGLPGPTYNCSAAAGDTFRLRVRPGRTYMLRLVNAALNDELFFAVANHTLTVVGADASYVKPFAATTLVISPGQTMDVLLAAAAASPPAPAYAIAVAPYTNTVGTFDNTTAVAALEYAPLQGAAALLALPPPALPLYNDTSAVANFSAKFRSLASARYPARVPRSVDRKFFFAVGLGADPCRSRVNGTCQGPNGTRFAASMNNVSFTMPRTSLLQAHYQRRYGGVLTANFPAAPPVPFNYTGAPPNNTFVMHGTRVVPLRFNTSVEVVLQDTSILGAESHPLHLHGYDFFVVGQGFGNYDAANDTARYNLVDPVQRNTVSVPTAGWVAIRFVADNPGVWIMHCHLDVHLSWGLAMAWLVNDGPLPNQKLPPPPSDIPKC, translated from the exons ATGGCTGGCGGCCGCCGTCGTCTCCGGTGCCTCTCCCCTGCGTGCCTctttctcgccgccgccgtggccctCCTCGCCATGCcgggcctcgccgccgcccgcacccGCCGCTACACTTTCAAT GTGACGATGGCGACGGTGACGCGGCTGTGCGTGACGAAGAGCATCCCCACGGTGAACGGGCTGTTCCCGGGGCCGAAGGTCGTCGTGCGCGAGGGCGACCGCCTCGTCGTCCAGGTCCACAACAACATCAACAGCAACGTCACCTTCCACTG GCACGGCATCCGGCAGCTGCGCAGCGGGTGGGCGGACGGGCCGTCGTACATCACGCAGTGCCCGATCCGACCGGGGCAGAGCTACGCCTACGACTTCCGCGTCGTGGGGCAGCGCGGCACGCTGTGGTGGCACGCCCACTTCTCCTGGCTCCGCGCCACGCTCTACGGCCCGCTCGTCATCCTCCCGCCGCGCGGCGTCCCCTACCCGTTCCCCAAGCCCGACAGGGAGGTCCCCCTCATGCTCGGCGAGTGGTTCAACGCCGACCCGGAGGCGGTGATCAAGCAGGCGCTGCGGACCGGCGGGGGCCCCAACGTCTCCGACGCTTACACCTTCAACGGCCTGCCGGGCCCGACCTACAACTGCtcggcggccgccggcgacaCGTTCCGGCTGAGGGTGCGGCCGGGGCGGACGTACATGCTGCGCCTCGTCAACGCGGCGCTCAACGACGAGCTCTTCTTCGCGGTGGCCAACCACACGCTCACGGTGGTGGGGGCGGACGCCAGCTACGTCAAGCCCTTCGCGGCCACCACGCTGGTCATCTCCCCGGGGCAGACCATGGACGTGCtcctcgccgcggccgccgccagcccgcccgcgcccgcctaCGCCATCGCCGTCGCGCCCTACACCAACACCGTCGGCACGTTCGACAACaccaccgccgtcgccgccctcgAGTACGCGCCGTTGCAgggcgccgccgcgctcctggCCCTCCCCCCACCGGCGCTCCCGCTGTACAACGACACCAGCGCCGTGGCCAACTTCTCGGCCAAGTTCCGGAGCCTCGCGAGCGCGCGGTACCCGGCGCGGGTGCCGCGGTCGGTGGACCGCAAGTTCTTCTTCGCCGTGGGGCTGGGCGCGGACCCGTGCCGGAGCCGGGTGAACGGGACGTGCCAGGGCCCCAACGGCACCAGGTTCGCGGCGTCCATGAACAACGTGTCCTTCACCATGCCCAGGACCTCCCTCCTCCAGGCGCACTACCAGCGGCGGTACGGCGGCGTGCTGACGGCCAACttccccgcggcgccgccggtgCCGTTCAACTACACCGGGGCGCCGCCCAACAACACGTTCGTGATGCACGGCACTAGGGTGGTGCCGCTCCGCTTCAACACCAGCGTCGAGGTGGTGCTGCAGGACACCAGCATCCTGGGCGCCGAGAGCCACCCCCTGCACCTCCACGGCTACGACTTCTTCGTCGTCGGCCAGGGGTTCGGGAACTACGACGCCGCCAACGACACCGCCAGGTACAACCTCGTCGACCCCGTGCAGCGGAACACCGTCAGCGTGCCCACCGCCGGCTGGGTCGCCATCCGCTTCGTCGCTGACAACCCCG GTGTCTGGATCATGCATTGCCACTTGGACGTCCACTTGAGCTGGGGCCTGGCCATGGCGTGGCTCGTCAACGACGGGCCGCTGCCGAACCAGAAGCTACCGCCTCCGCCGTCCGATATCCCCAAGTGCTGA